One segment of Acropora muricata isolate sample 2 chromosome 8, ASM3666990v1, whole genome shotgun sequence DNA contains the following:
- the LOC136927041 gene encoding probable G-protein coupled receptor No18, giving the protein MANFSSPAGNIDNLSLSSFSIDVRDFHATVAALSFEILLALFGNGLVILAFYRSHFLRTVTNFFVVSLAVADVLVASLSMPCWLFILVADIKNIPKGDQLSQTVLYYSWQFIDILCSTASIVNLCMISIDRHMAINSPLTYHSRMTPRRAKASIAFGWLYAFLCASLSIVAMVEPVKITAGPVYGVFISFAAFFIPLSILIVVYGKIFFVSLRQVRLIQRTRCVIQEGVNSENTFKFRSELKLTKILGVVVGAFIICWAPFFSMVFVTAVCRACPTNFNRVWVNSSKWLHYSNSLINPLIYVLFTRSFRTAFQQILRGFCCKGDCGIRDHLRIPKGGTVAPKN; this is encoded by the coding sequence ATGGCAAACTTTTCTTCACCGGCAGGAAATATCGACAACTTATCGTTATCAAGTTTTTCGATTGATGTGAGAGATTTCCATGCCACTGTGGCTGCGCTATCATTTGAAATCCTCTTGGCGCTGTTTGGAAACGGTTTAGTAATTTTAGCATTCTATCGTTCTCACTTTCTCCGCACCGTTACAAATTTCTTTGTAGTATCCCTAGCAGTTGCAGATGTCCTCGTTGCTTCGCTCTCAATGCCCTGTTGGTTGTTCATTCTTGTAGCAGACATAAAAAATATCCCTAAAGGAGATCAATTGAGTCAGACTGTGCTCTATTACTCATGGCAATTCATAGATATACTTTGCAGCACAGCGTCTATCGTGAATCTCTGTATGATCAGCATTGATAGACACATGGCAATCAATTCTCCATTGACCTATCACAGTCGTATGACCCCGAGACGCGCTAAGGCTTCTATTGCATTCGGATGGCTCTACGCCTTTTTGTGTGCATCTCTATCGATTGTAGCTATGGTAGAACCAGTCAAGATCACTGCTGGACCCGTTTACGGAGTGTTTATATCCTTCGCGGCTTTCTTTATTCCCTTATCTATTCTTATCGTCGTATACGGTAAAATTTTTTTCGTATCTTTGCGGCAAGTTCGTCTTATCCAACGCACTCGGTGTGTGATTCAAGAAGGAGTTAACAGCGAGAACACTTTCAAATTTCGCTCCGAACTCAAACTCACGAAAATTCTTGGTGTTGTAGTTGGAGCGTTTATAATTTGTTGGGCACCTTTCTTTTCTATGGTTTTTGTCACCGCAGTTTGTCGTGCCTGTCCCACTAATTTCAATAGAGTATGGGTGAATTCCAGCAAGTGGCTTCATTATTCCAACAGCTTGATCAACCCATTGATTTACGTGTTGTTCACACGATCATTTCGCACTGCGTTTCAGCAGATACTTCGTGGGTTTTGTTGCAAAGGGGACTGCGGAATTCGTGACCATCTACGGATCCCGAAAGGGGGGACTGTGGCACCTAAAAACTGA
- the LOC136927039 gene encoding alpha-taxilin-like, whose amino-acid sequence MDSASETVVVPTEPSQNGESHLETKNGPEVNITDTTSPSTEQINEMAPKIAEDIAKKSEPKPLKSNKKPKDEEKKLRSLLKSLEEEENPENKLDALARKYIQLASEHKTTQAKKDELEKRLGKVGKERDHLQSEFNKASLAKHKLESLCRELQRHSKLVKEQSQLRSQEEEAKRKELSEKFQTTINDISEQMQENYKANQQLKNENNDLAARLKVLAEQYEVREEHVEKVFKHKQLEVQLAEAKLAQQNLQFEEDKRKTLAENQLLIKQAQEYQKQCEILTKQEAEMKSQLTLYAERFEDFQKTLNKSNEVFSTFKKEMDTMTKTIKKLEKERNIWKSKFDSVNRSLLQMVEEGEKRKSEMSVLRGKNERLEKLCRALHKGGKVTANDVEQEKSQCPFTAENGVDENSAQNLDAEAEKANCNTGEEPATEREVWSEDKPDSVEVTADSASNESSQTDRDSVAEEPTDSKDSSKNTETSETVPSDSPSGPVEVPIESEKADEGVNVSDESENQDEVPNESGIPDEITNDSETPDEVPNESGKLGEISIKSAIPCQVPSESSIPDGAPNESIKPGEISNESKIPDEVPIKCGIPDQVPNESGKLVEAPNDSEILGEFPVASEIPVKVSSESRIPDEVSNESETPVEVPVEPKTLSEIPNGSNNELEVK is encoded by the exons ATGGATTCTGCCAGCGAAACTGTAGTTGTGCCAACCGAACCCAGTCAG AATGGTGAGTCTCACTTAGAGACGAAGAATGGCCCGGAAGTCAATATTACAGACACAACATCCCCTTCAACGGAACAAATTAACGAAATGGCACCCAAGATCGCGGAAGACATTGCTAAAAAGAGTGAACCAAAGCCATTGAAAAGTAATAAGAAGCCAAAAGATGAGGAAAAGAAACTAA GGTCGCTTTTGAAATctttggaagaagaagagaacCCAGAAAACAAGCTCGACGCCCTTGCAAGAAAGTATATACAACTG GCATCAGAGCATAAAACTACCCAAGCAAAGAAAGATGAGTTGGAGAAAAGATTGGGAAAG GTTGGGAAGGAAAGAGATCATTTGCAATCTGAGTTTAATAAAGCAAGTCTTGCTAAACATAAGCTTGAGAGTCTTTGTCGAGAGTTACAGCGACACAGTAAACTGGTCAAG GAACAGAGTCAGCTGCGATCTCAAGAAGAGGAAGCAAAACGCAAAGAACTTTCCGAGAAATTTCAGACGACAATCAATGATATTTCAGAGCAAATGCAAGAGAACTACAAAGCAAACCAGCAGCTTAAGAATGAGAACAATGA TCTCGCTGCCAGATTGAAGGTTCTTGCTGAACAATATGAAGTTCGAGAAGAG CATGTAGAAAAGGTTTTCAAACACAAACAGCTTGAGGTGCAGCTAGCAGAAGCGAAGTTGGCTCAGCAAAACTTGCAGTTTGAAGAGGACAAAAGGAAGACACTGGCAGAAAATCAATTG ctgATAAAGCAAGCTCAAGAATACCAGAAGCAATGTGAAATCTTGACCAAACAGGAGGCAGAGATGAAATCACAG TTGACATTGTATGCAGAAAGATTTGAGGACTTCCAGAAAACTCTCAACAAGAGCAATGAAGTATTTTCaactttcaagaaagaaatggACACG ATGACAAAAACCATCAAGAAACTCgaaaaagagagaaacataTGGAAATCTAAGTTTGATAGTGTCAATAGATCGCTCCTACAAATGGTGGAAGAG GGTGAGAAACGGAAAAGCGAGATGTCCGTTTTGCGAGGCAAGAACGAAAGACTTGAAAAGCTGTGTCGCGCACTGCATAAGGGAGGCAAGGTTACAGCTAATGATGTTGAGCAG GAAAAATCTCAGTGTCCTTTTACAGCAGAAAACGGTGTCGATGAGAATAGCGCGCAAAATTTGGATGCCGAAGCGGAGAAGGCAAATTGCAACACTGGAGAAGAACCCGCTACAGAACGTGAGGTATGGAGTGAAGACAAACCAGACTCAGTAGAAGTGACTGCTGACTCTGCGAGCAACGAGTCCAGCCAAACTGATCGCGACTCCGTAGCCGAAGAGCCCACGGACTCTAAAGATTCTTCGAAAAATACCGAAACATCGGAAACAGTACCCTCCGATTCTCCGAGTGGTCCCGTTGAAGTCCCGATCGAGTCCGAAAAAGCTGATGAAGGTGTGAATGTATCAGATGAGTCTGAAAATCAGGATGAAGTACCGAATGAGTCCGGAATTCCCGATGAAATTACAAATGACTCCGAAACTCCCGATGAAGTTCCGAATGAGTCAGGAAAGCTTGGTGAAATTTCGATTAAGTCCGCAATTCCCTGTCAAGTTCCGAGTGAGTCCAGTATTCCTGATGGGGCTCCGAATGAGTCAATAAAGCCTGGTGAGATTTCGAATGAGTCcaaaatccctgatgaagttCCAATTAAATGCGGAATTCCCGATCAAGTTCCGAATGAGTCAGGAAAGCTCGTTGAAGCTCCGAATGATTCCGAAATCCTCGGTGAATTCCCTGTTGCATCTGAAATACCCGTTAAAGTTTCGAGTGAGTCCAGAATTCCCGATGAAGTTTCAAATGAGTCTGAAACTCCTGTTGAAGTTCCAGTTGAGCCCAAAACTTTAAGTGAAATTCCGAATGGGTCCAATAATGAATTGGAGGTAAAATAA